The proteins below are encoded in one region of Amycolatopsis acidiphila:
- a CDS encoding carboxypeptidase regulatory-like domain-containing protein, with protein sequence MAEQADTEPKQSLVRTLAESLWFPVFFFCGFLVCYLLAFHQPTPHHVKVAVADPAAATKIESALGKASPGAFDVVSAPTADAARQSVLDRDATAGFSADPAHPTLYVAKADGYMLESILTQTFTPIAAQGGGTLATVELAPTASGDPMGTGMFYLVLVWNIPSYIVVMMLLRAVTMTRRAKLWTLVGWAAFLSVAGYLGGLAMHVIPNDPQIIPLAFLLSLGISLTSFGLVPLAKQFFPGVAMGLFVLLSMPSSGGAVPVQLVPGFFRALHPFMPMGNLIEAARGVFYFHGVGVLRPVLVLCAWVLVGVLLIAGHALWQRRRSDEAVEAVAEPPVEDPALEMPRPTALPAHSRHFGRLEPMVRGTVRTVDGEPVRRAVVTITDGRGQQLVRTIAGDDGAYAVTGLTEQFVDVVVSAPGLLSAVRRIPVREGVTRREDFALEDRRQPVAAGAGA encoded by the coding sequence ATGGCGGAACAAGCGGATACGGAACCGAAGCAGTCACTCGTACGCACCCTGGCCGAGAGCCTCTGGTTCCCAGTGTTCTTCTTCTGCGGGTTCCTGGTCTGCTACCTGCTCGCGTTCCACCAGCCGACGCCGCACCACGTCAAGGTCGCCGTCGCCGACCCGGCCGCCGCCACGAAGATCGAGTCCGCGCTGGGCAAGGCCAGCCCGGGCGCGTTCGACGTCGTGTCGGCGCCGACCGCTGACGCCGCCCGCCAGTCGGTGCTCGACCGCGACGCCACCGCCGGGTTCTCCGCCGACCCGGCGCACCCGACCCTGTACGTCGCCAAGGCCGACGGCTACATGCTCGAGTCGATCCTGACCCAGACGTTCACGCCGATCGCCGCGCAGGGCGGCGGCACGCTCGCGACCGTCGAGCTCGCCCCGACCGCGAGCGGCGACCCGATGGGCACCGGCATGTTCTACCTGGTGCTGGTGTGGAACATCCCGAGCTACATCGTGGTGATGATGCTGCTGCGTGCGGTCACCATGACCCGTCGCGCCAAGCTGTGGACCCTCGTCGGCTGGGCCGCGTTCCTGAGCGTCGCCGGCTACCTCGGCGGGCTGGCGATGCACGTCATCCCGAACGACCCGCAGATCATCCCGCTGGCCTTCCTGCTCAGCCTCGGCATCTCGCTGACCTCCTTCGGGCTCGTTCCGCTCGCCAAACAGTTCTTCCCCGGCGTGGCGATGGGCCTGTTCGTGCTGCTGTCGATGCCGTCGAGCGGTGGCGCGGTGCCGGTGCAGCTGGTGCCCGGCTTCTTCCGCGCGCTGCACCCGTTCATGCCGATGGGCAACCTGATCGAAGCCGCCCGCGGTGTCTTCTACTTCCACGGCGTAGGGGTCCTGCGACCGGTCCTCGTGCTGTGCGCGTGGGTGCTGGTCGGTGTGCTGCTCATCGCCGGGCACGCCCTGTGGCAGCGGCGCCGGAGCGACGAAGCCGTGGAGGCCGTCGCCGAGCCGCCGGTGGAGGACCCGGCCCTGGAAATGCCGCGCCCCACGGCACTTCCCGCGCACTCGCGCCACTTCGGCAGGCTCGAGCCCATGGTCCGCGGGACCGTCCGGACCGTCGACGGCGAACCGGTGCGCCGGGCGGTCGTCACCATCACCGACGGGCGAGGCCAGCAACTCGTGCGCACGATCGCCGGCGACGACGGCGCCTATGCGGTGACCGGGCTGACCGAGCAGTTCGTCGACGTGGTGGTCTCGGCTCCCGGGCTGCTTTCGGCGGTGCGACGGATCCCCGTCCGCGAGGGGGTCACCCGGCGCGAGGACTTCGCGCTCGAGGACAGGCGTCAGCCGGTAGCGGCCGGGGCGGGTGCGTAG
- a CDS encoding TetR/AcrR family transcriptional regulator — translation MTEPGLRARKKEATREALRHAAITLYREHGPQAVTVEDICAKADVSPRTFFNYFETKDEAVLSLDVSAPIVRQRIVDRPADESPLTALRAVFAERFAQVTGSETFRERTLLLREHPELVPRLTHTNKAFEEAVVQGVAERVALPPEDVYVRTTAAAGFGANRAALMCWQPDEGPDLVTLLHQAMDVLERGFTPSRPG, via the coding sequence GTGACAGAACCGGGACTCCGTGCGCGGAAGAAGGAAGCGACACGAGAGGCGCTGCGGCACGCGGCGATCACGCTCTATCGCGAGCACGGGCCGCAGGCTGTCACCGTCGAGGACATCTGCGCGAAGGCCGACGTCTCGCCCAGGACCTTCTTCAACTACTTCGAGACCAAGGACGAGGCGGTGCTCTCGCTCGACGTCAGCGCGCCGATCGTGCGGCAGCGGATCGTCGACCGGCCTGCGGACGAGAGCCCGCTCACCGCGCTGCGGGCCGTGTTCGCGGAGCGGTTCGCGCAGGTGACCGGCAGCGAGACGTTCCGCGAGCGCACGCTGCTGCTGCGCGAACACCCCGAACTGGTGCCCCGGCTGACGCACACGAACAAGGCCTTCGAGGAGGCCGTCGTCCAGGGTGTCGCCGAGCGCGTCGCGCTGCCGCCGGAGGACGTCTACGTGCGCACCACGGCGGCCGCCGGGTTCGGCGCCAACCGGGCGGCGCTGATGTGCTGGCAGCCCGACGAGGGACCCGACCTGGTGACACTGCTGCACCAGGCGATGGACGTCCTCGAGCGGGGTTTTACGCCGTCCCGGCCAGGATGA
- a CDS encoding NHL domain-containing thioredoxin family protein — MRAPELSGDVWLNTGGKQVRLAELRGKIVLLDFWTSGCINCLHVLDELRPLEEEFADVLVTIGVHSPKFLHEGEAAAIEAAVRRYAVHHPVLNDPDMRTWSQYAVKAWPTLVLVDPAGYVVHVAAGEGHAEGLRRVIGELVAEHEAKGTLRRGGSLYVPAEEQQAELAFPSKAVATAEGRILVADTAHHSVVEFASDGETVVRRFGSGGRGAADGAFDIATFAEPSGLTLLPAAVAEQVGYHLLVADTAGHLLRGINLINGEVSTVAGTGNQWRNGETDGPAREIDLTSPWDVAWWEPAGGVVVAMAGNHTLDLFDPVKGTISRYAGTTVEGLRDGALAEAFFAQTSGLAVQGNRLWLADAETSALRWIEDGEVHTAVGTDLFSFGHRDGDADDALLQHPLGVAALPDGTIAVADTYNGAIRRYDPESREVATLANGLAEPSGLLVTEDALLVVESAAHQLRTLSLSADGTQHAGDAHAVRRPPSVLAPGEVELSVVFTPPPGEKLDDRFGPSTRLEVSASPPELLVDGGGTGTELTRRITLAEGHREGVLQVVAQAASCDSDAEHPVCRVTRQDWGVPIRFEDGGPGSLQLILAGTA; from the coding sequence GTGCGCGCGCCCGAGCTGTCAGGTGACGTGTGGCTCAACACCGGCGGCAAGCAGGTGCGGCTGGCGGAGTTGCGCGGCAAGATCGTGCTCCTCGACTTCTGGACCTCGGGCTGCATCAACTGCCTGCACGTGCTCGACGAGCTGCGGCCGCTGGAGGAGGAGTTCGCCGACGTCCTGGTGACGATCGGGGTGCACTCACCGAAGTTCCTGCACGAGGGCGAGGCCGCGGCGATCGAGGCGGCCGTCCGCCGGTACGCGGTGCACCACCCGGTGCTCAACGACCCGGACATGCGGACGTGGTCGCAGTACGCGGTGAAGGCGTGGCCGACGCTGGTGCTCGTCGACCCGGCGGGCTACGTCGTGCACGTCGCCGCCGGTGAGGGGCACGCCGAGGGGTTGCGCCGGGTGATCGGCGAGCTGGTGGCCGAGCACGAGGCGAAGGGCACACTCCGCCGCGGCGGCAGCCTGTACGTGCCGGCCGAGGAGCAGCAGGCGGAACTGGCGTTCCCGAGCAAGGCAGTCGCGACCGCCGAGGGCCGCATCCTCGTCGCCGACACCGCACACCACTCCGTCGTCGAGTTCGCCTCCGACGGGGAGACCGTCGTCCGGCGCTTCGGCAGCGGCGGGCGTGGCGCGGCCGACGGCGCGTTCGACATCGCCACCTTCGCCGAGCCCTCTGGCCTGACGCTGCTGCCCGCAGCGGTCGCGGAGCAGGTCGGTTACCACCTGCTCGTCGCGGACACGGCCGGACATCTGTTGCGCGGCATCAACCTCATCAACGGCGAAGTGTCCACTGTGGCCGGTACCGGCAACCAGTGGCGCAACGGCGAGACCGACGGCCCGGCCCGCGAGATCGACCTCACCAGTCCCTGGGACGTCGCGTGGTGGGAGCCGGCCGGCGGTGTCGTGGTCGCGATGGCGGGCAACCACACGCTGGACCTGTTCGACCCCGTCAAGGGCACCATCTCCCGTTACGCGGGCACCACGGTCGAGGGCCTTCGTGACGGCGCGCTCGCCGAGGCGTTCTTCGCGCAGACCTCGGGTCTCGCCGTGCAGGGGAACCGGCTCTGGCTGGCCGACGCCGAGACCTCCGCGCTGCGGTGGATCGAGGACGGCGAGGTGCACACCGCTGTCGGCACGGACCTGTTCTCCTTCGGGCACCGCGACGGGGACGCCGACGACGCGCTGCTGCAGCACCCGCTGGGCGTCGCGGCCCTGCCCGACGGGACGATCGCCGTCGCCGATACCTACAACGGCGCGATCCGCCGCTACGACCCGGAAAGCCGCGAGGTGGCCACGCTCGCGAACGGCCTGGCCGAGCCGTCCGGACTGCTCGTCACCGAGGACGCCCTGCTCGTCGTCGAGTCGGCCGCACACCAGCTGCGCACGCTCTCGCTTTCGGCCGACGGCACCCAGCACGCCGGGGACGCGCACGCGGTGCGCCGCCCGCCGAGCGTGCTCGCGCCGGGCGAGGTGGAGCTGTCCGTCGTGTTCACGCCGCCGCCCGGCGAGAAGCTCGACGACAGGTTCGGCCCGTCGACCCGGCTGGAGGTCAGTGCGTCGCCGCCCGAGCTGCTCGTCGACGGCGGGGGCACGGGCACCGAGCTGACCCGCCGGATCACGCTGGCCGAAGGCCACCGCGAGGGTGTGCTGCAGGTCGTCGCGCAGGCGGCGAGCTGCGACTCCGACGCCGAGCACCCGGTCTGCCGCGTGACGCGCCAGGACTGGGGTGTGCCGATCCGGTTCGAGGACGGCGGGCCGGGCAGCCTCCAGCTCATCCTGGCCGGGACGGCGTAA
- a CDS encoding SCP2 sterol-binding domain-containing protein translates to MSSEVIDAFARRLDLSKLSAGQFIRLLETLHMLGSAGAGVEMRGMSTETLVDVVGRASKEQLHAVAEHPELRRVFLEEIFRRMTDHFLPEKARYSSVVVNWRFSGGDGDGGYDRFQTVIEDGMCVSGADLGREPDTTITMAADDFFRVATGNAAVATMFVTGRVRVKGEYAPAVRLSGYFDIPSAPR, encoded by the coding sequence GTGTCTTCGGAGGTGATCGACGCGTTCGCGCGCCGGCTCGACCTGTCGAAGCTGAGCGCCGGGCAGTTCATCCGGCTGCTGGAAACCCTGCACATGCTCGGCTCGGCGGGAGCCGGGGTGGAGATGCGCGGCATGTCGACGGAGACGCTGGTCGACGTGGTGGGCCGGGCGTCGAAGGAGCAGCTGCACGCGGTGGCGGAGCATCCGGAGCTGCGGCGGGTGTTCCTGGAGGAGATCTTCCGGCGGATGACGGACCATTTCCTGCCGGAAAAGGCAAGGTACTCGTCCGTCGTCGTGAACTGGCGGTTCTCCGGCGGCGACGGGGACGGCGGTTACGACCGGTTCCAGACGGTGATCGAGGACGGGATGTGCGTGTCGGGGGCGGACCTCGGCCGCGAGCCGGACACCACGATCACCATGGCGGCGGACGACTTCTTCCGCGTGGCGACCGGCAACGCGGCGGTCGCGACGATGTTCGTGACCGGCCGGGTGCGCGTGAAGGGCGAGTACGCCCCGGCGGTGCGGCTGTCCGGCTACTTCGACATTCCTAGCGCCCCTCGATGA
- a CDS encoding TetR/AcrR family transcriptional regulator encodes MTDDVKPPPPRSRRLPRAVRERQILDAAVEVFSRHGYHSASMDEISDVAGVSKPMIYSYLGAKEDLFAKCIRREATRLLEAVREGVRSELPPDMQLWYGLRAFYRFVAEYRDSWTVLHRQALTVGGQFAGEINLLRSKAIDMVAALVVTAGTKKGLGQIAEFSGPALAVSLVGAAESLADWWLDHSDVSDGVLASWLMNLVWLGFNDLIEGEVWQPS; translated from the coding sequence GTGACCGACGACGTGAAACCCCCGCCGCCCCGGTCGCGGCGCCTGCCCAGAGCCGTCCGCGAACGGCAGATCCTCGACGCCGCCGTCGAGGTGTTCTCCCGGCACGGCTACCACTCGGCGTCGATGGACGAGATCTCCGACGTCGCGGGCGTCTCCAAGCCGATGATCTACTCCTACCTCGGCGCCAAGGAAGACCTCTTCGCCAAGTGCATCCGGCGCGAGGCCACTCGTCTGCTGGAGGCGGTGCGCGAGGGCGTGCGCTCCGAACTGCCGCCGGACATGCAGCTGTGGTACGGCCTGCGCGCGTTCTACCGCTTCGTCGCGGAGTACCGCGACTCGTGGACGGTGTTGCACCGTCAGGCGCTCACCGTCGGCGGCCAGTTCGCGGGAGAGATAAACCTGTTGCGCAGCAAGGCGATCGACATGGTCGCGGCGCTCGTGGTCACCGCGGGCACCAAGAAGGGCCTCGGCCAGATCGCCGAGTTCTCCGGGCCCGCGCTGGCCGTTTCCCTCGTCGGCGCCGCCGAATCGCTCGCCGACTGGTGGCTGGACCATTCCGACGTGTCCGACGGCGTGCTCGCGTCGTGGTTGATGAACCTGGTGTGGCTGGGGTTCAACGACCTGATCGAGGGTGAGGTCTGGCAACCGAGCTGA
- a CDS encoding MaoC family dehydratase → MTTTKELHGAPRLAPLYAKALLPSHGGEALPDTEYVRSGIEFDPAHLAAYNQVCGFRLSDELPATYPHMLAFPLQMALMTQQDFPFPLLGMVHVANRITQLRPVRLGERATVRVRAENLRPHEKGRQFDVLSELSTEDGVVWSEVSTYLRRGGGAGSSQGKQLAAPSPNAIWRVPGDIGRRYAEVSGDRNPIHLHPLTARLFGFPAAIAHGMWTKARTLAAFEGRLPEAYTVDVRFKLPVLLPAKVAFTSWQTDNSGAERPDEGRRSGGWAFELWNAKKPKPHLEGTISSVARPHPRSGR, encoded by the coding sequence ATGACGACGACGAAGGAACTGCACGGCGCACCACGGCTGGCGCCGCTGTACGCCAAGGCGTTGCTGCCCTCGCACGGCGGCGAGGCGTTGCCCGACACCGAATACGTGCGCTCGGGCATCGAGTTCGATCCGGCGCATCTGGCCGCGTACAACCAGGTGTGCGGGTTCCGGCTGAGCGATGAGCTGCCGGCGACCTACCCGCACATGCTCGCGTTCCCGTTGCAGATGGCGCTGATGACCCAGCAGGACTTCCCGTTCCCGTTGCTGGGCATGGTGCACGTGGCCAACCGGATCACCCAGCTCCGTCCCGTCCGCCTCGGCGAGCGGGCGACCGTCCGGGTGCGCGCGGAAAACCTGCGGCCGCACGAGAAGGGCCGCCAGTTCGACGTGCTGAGCGAACTGTCCACTGAGGACGGTGTGGTGTGGAGCGAGGTCTCCACCTATCTCCGGCGCGGTGGCGGTGCGGGTTCCTCGCAGGGCAAGCAGCTCGCCGCGCCGTCGCCGAACGCGATCTGGCGGGTGCCCGGCGACATCGGCCGCCGCTACGCGGAGGTCTCCGGTGACCGCAACCCGATCCACCTGCATCCGCTGACGGCCAGGCTGTTCGGCTTCCCGGCCGCGATCGCGCACGGCATGTGGACCAAGGCCCGCACGCTCGCGGCGTTCGAAGGCAGGCTGCCCGAGGCCTACACCGTGGACGTGCGGTTCAAGCTGCCCGTGCTGCTGCCCGCGAAGGTGGCGTTCACCTCGTGGCAGACGGATAACAGCGGCGCGGAGCGCCCCGATGAGGGGCGGCGGTCGGGGGGGTGGGCGTTCGAACTCTGGAACGCGAAGAAGCCCAAGCCACACCTGGAAGGCACGATCAGCTCGGTTGCCAGACCTCACCCTCGATCAGGTCGTTGA
- a CDS encoding 3-oxoacyl-ACP reductase, translated as MADRYQQFTKTPVGKFLVPKLGLPNPTTLRRYRPGQPPLDGPALLGAAPGGRLDKTVKTQLSDAGIEVLTVPADDRRHGALVFDATGITDPAQLREMYLFFHPVIRKVGASGRVVVLGTPPELAEGRERIAQRALEGFVRSVGKELKRGATAQLIYVAPGAEEAAESTLRFVLSAKSAFVDAQVIRVGAQGIPAVSAPENWEKPLAGKVALITGASRGIGAAIAEVFARDGAHVVALDIPAQGADLSRVANKIGGSALQLDITGADAPEKLAAYLKERHGGVDIVVHNAGITRDKTLGNLTEGGWDAVLTVNLAAQLAVNDKLLADKVLRENGRIIGVSSIAGIAGNVGQTNYATSKAGVIGMVNEGAPKLAEYGGTINAVAPGFIETQMTAAVPLFIREAGRRLSSLGQGGLPVDVAETIAWYANPASAAVNGNVVRVCGQALLGA; from the coding sequence ATGGCCGACCGCTATCAGCAGTTCACCAAGACACCCGTCGGGAAGTTCCTGGTACCCAAGCTGGGCCTGCCCAATCCCACCACGCTGCGCCGCTACCGGCCTGGTCAGCCGCCACTCGATGGTCCCGCACTTCTCGGTGCCGCGCCCGGCGGACGGCTGGACAAGACGGTGAAGACGCAGCTGTCCGACGCCGGCATCGAGGTGCTGACCGTGCCCGCCGACGACCGGCGTCACGGCGCGCTCGTCTTCGACGCCACCGGTATCACCGATCCCGCGCAGCTGCGGGAGATGTACCTGTTCTTCCACCCGGTGATCCGCAAGGTCGGCGCGTCCGGCCGGGTCGTGGTGCTCGGCACCCCGCCCGAGCTGGCCGAGGGCCGCGAGCGGATCGCGCAGCGCGCGCTGGAGGGCTTCGTCCGGTCGGTCGGCAAGGAGCTCAAGCGGGGCGCGACCGCGCAGTTGATCTACGTCGCGCCCGGCGCCGAGGAGGCCGCCGAGTCGACCCTGCGGTTCGTGCTGTCGGCCAAGTCGGCGTTCGTCGACGCCCAGGTCATCCGCGTCGGCGCGCAGGGCATTCCGGCGGTGTCCGCGCCGGAGAACTGGGAGAAGCCGCTGGCGGGCAAGGTCGCGCTCATCACCGGTGCCTCCCGCGGGATCGGCGCGGCGATCGCCGAGGTCTTCGCCCGCGACGGCGCGCACGTCGTCGCGCTCGACATCCCGGCGCAGGGCGCGGACCTGTCGCGGGTGGCGAACAAGATCGGCGGCTCGGCGCTGCAGCTGGACATCACGGGCGCCGACGCGCCGGAGAAGCTCGCCGCGTACCTGAAGGAGCGGCACGGCGGCGTCGACATCGTTGTACACAACGCGGGCATCACGCGGGACAAGACGCTCGGCAACCTCACCGAAGGCGGCTGGGACGCCGTGCTGACGGTGAACCTGGCCGCGCAGCTCGCCGTCAACGACAAGCTGCTCGCGGACAAGGTGCTGCGCGAGAACGGCCGCATCATCGGCGTCTCCTCGATCGCCGGGATCGCGGGCAACGTCGGCCAGACCAACTACGCCACCAGCAAGGCGGGCGTGATCGGGATGGTGAACGAGGGCGCGCCGAAGCTCGCCGAGTACGGCGGCACGATCAACGCCGTCGCCCCCGGGTTCATCGAGACGCAGATGACCGCCGCGGTGCCGCTGTTCATCCGCGAGGCCGGGCGTCGGCTGTCCAGCCTCGGCCAGGGCGGGCTGCCCGTGGACGTCGCGGAGACCATCGCCTGGTACGCGAACCCCGCGTCGGCCGCGGTCAACGGCAACGTGGTCCGCGTGTGCGGCCAGGCTCTGCTGGGGGCGTGA
- a CDS encoding acetyl-CoA C-acetyltransferase yields MDVRKVAILGGNRIPFARSNGPYAQASNQDMLTAAIDGLVSRFSLQGERIGEVAAGAVLKHARDFNLAREAVLGSKLAAETPASDVQMACGTGLQAIVNVANKIALGQLDSAIAGGVDTTSDAPLAVNDDLRRILVRVNAAKSLGERLRLLTKIRPGQIAPEIPRNAEPRTGLSMGEHAALTAKEWDISREAQDELAATSHQRLAAAYDRGFFDDLVTPFLKLTRDQNLRADSTAEKLGKLKPVFGGSSGTMTAGNSTPLTDGASTVLLASEEWAKAHNLPVQAYLTFSQTGAVDYVHGGEGLLMAPAYAVPRMLAQAGLTLQDFDFYEIHEAFASQVLATLKAWEDPGFAKEKLGLDAPLGSIDRAKLNVNGSSLAAGHPFAATGGRIVATLAKLLHEKGSGRGLISICAAGGQGVTAILEK; encoded by the coding sequence ATGGACGTCCGCAAGGTCGCGATTCTCGGCGGCAACCGCATCCCGTTCGCGCGCTCGAACGGGCCGTACGCCCAGGCTTCGAACCAGGACATGCTCACCGCCGCGATCGACGGGCTGGTCAGCCGGTTCTCCCTGCAGGGCGAGCGGATCGGCGAGGTCGCCGCGGGCGCGGTGCTCAAGCACGCACGCGACTTCAACCTGGCCCGCGAAGCCGTGCTCGGCAGCAAGCTCGCGGCCGAGACCCCCGCCTCGGACGTGCAGATGGCCTGCGGCACCGGCCTGCAGGCGATCGTCAACGTGGCGAACAAGATCGCGCTCGGGCAGCTCGACTCCGCCATCGCGGGCGGCGTCGACACCACCTCCGACGCGCCGCTGGCCGTGAACGACGACCTGCGCCGGATCCTGGTCCGGGTCAACGCGGCGAAGTCGCTGGGCGAGCGGCTGCGGCTGCTGACCAAGATCCGCCCCGGCCAGATCGCGCCGGAGATCCCGCGCAACGCCGAGCCGCGCACCGGACTGTCGATGGGCGAGCACGCCGCGCTGACGGCGAAGGAATGGGACATCTCCCGCGAGGCACAGGACGAGCTAGCCGCGACGAGCCACCAGCGGCTCGCGGCCGCGTACGACCGTGGCTTCTTCGACGACCTGGTCACGCCGTTCCTCAAGCTGACCCGGGACCAGAACCTGCGCGCGGACTCGACGGCCGAGAAGCTCGGCAAGCTCAAGCCGGTGTTCGGTGGGTCGTCCGGCACCATGACGGCGGGCAACTCCACCCCGCTGACCGACGGCGCGTCGACGGTGCTGCTGGCGAGCGAGGAGTGGGCGAAGGCGCACAACCTGCCGGTCCAGGCGTACCTGACGTTCTCGCAGACCGGCGCGGTCGACTACGTCCACGGCGGCGAGGGGCTGCTGATGGCGCCCGCGTACGCGGTGCCGCGGATGCTCGCGCAGGCCGGGCTGACGTTGCAGGACTTCGACTTCTACGAGATCCACGAGGCGTTCGCGTCGCAGGTGCTGGCGACGCTGAAGGCGTGGGAGGACCCGGGCTTCGCCAAGGAGAAGCTGGGTCTGGACGCGCCGCTGGGCTCGATCGACCGGGCGAAGCTCAACGTCAACGGCTCGTCGCTGGCCGCGGGGCACCCGTTCGCCGCCACCGGCGGCCGGATCGTGGCCACGCTCGCGAAGCTCCTGCACGAGAAGGGCTCCGGGCGCGGGCTGATCTCGATCTGCGCCGCCGGTGGTCAAGGCGTCACCGCGATCCTGGAGAAGTAG
- a CDS encoding DoxX family protein produces MILRRLARPMLASIFIYGGINALRQAEGHAEVAKPLLDKTVGQQQGKLPEQLPTDPVTLVKVDAAVKIVAGTAFAFGKLPRLSALALIGSLVPTTAAGHPFWEAKDDGEKQDQIIHFLKNAGLAGGLLIAAADTEGKPSLGWRARRATRKASKHVADTAGAARDILPG; encoded by the coding sequence GTGATCTTGCGTCGACTGGCCAGGCCCATGCTGGCCTCCATCTTCATCTACGGCGGAATCAACGCCCTGCGCCAGGCGGAGGGGCACGCCGAGGTGGCGAAACCGCTGCTCGACAAGACCGTCGGTCAGCAGCAGGGCAAGCTGCCGGAGCAGCTGCCGACCGATCCGGTGACCCTGGTGAAGGTGGACGCCGCGGTGAAGATCGTCGCCGGCACCGCGTTCGCGTTCGGCAAGCTGCCGCGGCTGTCCGCCCTCGCCCTGATCGGCAGCCTCGTGCCGACCACCGCCGCCGGCCACCCGTTCTGGGAGGCCAAGGACGACGGTGAGAAGCAGGATCAGATCATCCACTTCCTGAAGAACGCCGGTCTCGCGGGCGGCCTGCTGATCGCGGCCGCGGACACCGAGGGCAAGCCCTCGCTGGGCTGGCGTGCCCGCCGCGCCACCAGGAAGGCCTCCAAGCACGTGGCCGACACGGCGGGCGCGGCCCGGGACATCCTCCCCGGCTGA
- a CDS encoding ATP-binding protein — protein MDPIRNPFAPGAGQRPPELAGRERELHAFEVVLQRVARGRPERSLILTGLRGVGKTVLLGELRSMAVKHGWGAGKIEARPDAELRRPLSAALHRAIRDLAVRHRAPDRVEEVLGVLKAFALKANKPDAKLRDRWQPGIEVPAAQGRADSGDIEIDLVELFTDVAELAADVGTGAVILIDEMQDLKAPDVSALCAACHELSQSGAPLVVVGAGLPHVPAVLSASKSYSERLFRYARIDRLDRDDADRAVLAPIEREEADIEPEALDALFDASGGYPYFIQAYAKAAWDAAPADPITMQDVQVAAPEAEQELAVGFFGSRYERATPAEREYLLAMAELTQGRDEGAGTSDIAVYLGRKPSSLSPARDNLMKKGLVYSAERGLIAFTVPHFGHYLLGRTDD, from the coding sequence GTGGATCCCATCCGCAACCCCTTCGCGCCTGGCGCCGGGCAGCGGCCACCCGAGTTGGCCGGACGGGAACGTGAACTTCACGCGTTCGAGGTGGTGCTGCAGCGGGTCGCGCGGGGGAGGCCCGAGCGGAGCCTGATCCTGACCGGGCTGCGTGGTGTCGGCAAGACGGTGCTGCTCGGCGAGCTGCGGTCGATGGCGGTGAAGCACGGCTGGGGCGCGGGCAAGATCGAGGCGCGGCCGGACGCCGAGCTGCGGCGTCCACTGTCGGCGGCGTTGCACCGGGCGATCCGCGACCTCGCGGTCCGCCATCGCGCGCCGGACCGCGTCGAGGAGGTCCTCGGCGTGCTCAAGGCGTTCGCGCTCAAGGCCAACAAGCCCGACGCGAAGCTGCGGGACCGCTGGCAACCCGGTATCGAGGTGCCCGCGGCGCAGGGGCGCGCCGACTCCGGCGACATCGAGATCGACCTCGTCGAGCTGTTCACCGACGTCGCCGAACTGGCGGCGGACGTGGGCACCGGTGCCGTCATCCTCATCGACGAGATGCAGGACCTGAAGGCACCGGACGTCTCGGCGCTGTGCGCCGCGTGTCACGAGCTTTCCCAGTCCGGCGCGCCACTGGTCGTCGTGGGCGCGGGCCTGCCGCACGTGCCTGCCGTGCTGTCCGCGTCGAAGTCGTACTCCGAGCGGCTGTTCCGGTACGCCCGGATCGACCGGCTGGACCGCGACGACGCCGACCGCGCGGTGCTCGCGCCGATCGAGCGCGAGGAAGCGGACATCGAGCCGGAAGCACTGGACGCCCTGTTCGACGCCTCCGGCGGCTACCCCTACTTCATCCAGGCGTACGCGAAGGCCGCCTGGGACGCCGCGCCGGCGGACCCGATCACCATGCAGGACGTGCAGGTCGCGGCACCCGAGGCCGAGCAGGAGCTGGCTGTCGGCTTCTTCGGCTCCCGCTACGAGCGGGCGACCCCGGCCGAGCGCGAGTACCTGCTCGCGATGGCCGAGCTGACGCAGGGTCGCGACGAGGGGGCCGGCACCTCGGACATCGCCGTCTACCTGGGCCGGAAGCCCTCGTCGTTGTCGCCCGCGCGCGACAACCTGATGAAGAAGGGCCTGGTGTACTCCGCGGAACGCGGGCTCATCGCCTTCACGGTGCCGCACTTCGGGCACTACCTGCTCGGTCGCACCGACGATTGA